The Chelonoidis abingdonii isolate Lonesome George chromosome 11, CheloAbing_2.0, whole genome shotgun sequence genomic interval GCGCATCATAGCCAATCTTATCACTCCACTGAAGCTTCTGGCAGTCACCTGATTTCTGGCTGTGTAGCAGCATCCCTTGGTAAATACATTTCATAATTCATTGGTCTTCCATCCTAATAATATGTCCATACTAAGAGAGACACCAAAACTGAACCAGTGCTGAGGGAGGCAGTTGGTGGGCTCTGCTCTGAATAACTTCATGGCTGATCTTTGGCTGCTGCTTAACCTGGAGCAGCTGGTGAAGACGATGAGAAACAAACATGTTAATCCATAACCGTTAGTGCCCAAAATCTCAGCATGAAATAGCCCCCTGcctagacaaggcctgagagtgtgtgtgtgtgtctggtgtATGCGTTATCTCTGCAGGCACGTGAATGCCCAGTTGGCATTGTAAATACAAACCAGATGTTCTATAGCAATTTCTCGTTAGAGATGGTGGAACACTTTCAACCCCTCACTTAACGTTTCTTCCCACATCTGCCAGTTCATTTCTCTGTGGCGGTTTTGTTCTATTTGGAGCTAGGTTTGAAATGGAAACTGGAATTAAGTCCAGCAGCACATGCTGGACCAGGGTTTCACTTATATCTGTGCCATGCTTTTCATTTCACTGGGGCTTTGTCggaggaactgagagcagaagcAGACCCATCATGTTTACTGCAATGCATGAGGAAGGAAAGAGCATTTCTGAGAtgccttccttccccttctgcaGGTGAGTTGGGCCCCAGTGGTAAAGAGGTGGGATAGACAATTCAGACATGGGGGTGAActgccagagcagggagccagggatGGGTGCTCTGCAGGGGGAACATGTCTGGGGTGAATCACACCTTAGATGTGCAGACTTCATTGTTGGAGATACTGACAGGGGGCAAAGGCAGGGCAATTAGTGCATCTGCTCTTCCAAAATCAGTCATCCCTGCTACTCTGGTCTCTTTATTTTCACctggatcacagaatcatagaattgtaggactggaaggaacctcgagaggtcatctagtccagtcccctgcactcaaggcaggatgaagtattatctagaccatgggttctcaacctttttcttgctAAGGTtgccctcaacatgctataaaaatgccaGGGCCCGGCAGGAGCAGGGGAACAGGGGGCTacaggccgggggggggggcaacccTTGGGTATAGGCATAGTTGTACTTATATTTTGGGAGGGCAAGGGCTGGCGGGAGCTCGAGCCAACCCCACACagcaggatccagggagggagcaccacctccaccccctgactcactcaggaggccacccagcctgtctgggctgCGTGGGGACACAACCAAAAAATCAACAAggagtcaggtggcaccttaaagactaacagatttatttgggcctgGACCCAAATAAACTAGAcctctacatagagtgcttccgcagatgtgcacaggctgaaattgtgtgTGGACGGGGGGTAACTCAGGGTACAGGCAGGGGGTATCTAGGGGCTGTGtatgggcagggagagggcttcCAATGCAGCTTCCAGCTTCAGTGGCAGGGGGCACTGcggctcctggctccagccccccattgctcctggcttggggatggggggatgTTTGCTGGGTTCAGCCCCACATCGCTCCCAGCTTGGAGGCAGGGGCACCGGCTTtaagccctgtgctgctcccagcaggAGGGGTGCCAGCTTTAGCCACGGCGCTCCATGGTCCCCCTGAAAGGTCTCAAGGACCCCTATGGGGCCGCAGtccccggttgagaaccactaatctagaccatccctgacaggtgtttgtccaacctgctcttaaaaatctccaatgatggagattccacaacctccctaggcaatttattctggtgCTTAACCACCGTGACAGTTAAGCCCattttcttcttgtcctatcctcagaggttaaggagaacaatttaccttcttcctctttgtaacaaccatttatgtacttgaaaactgttatcatatcccctctcagtcttctcttctccaaactaaacaaacccagttctttcaatcttccctcatagtacccctagttcttgtgttatgagaaggaataaacaacacttccttatttattttctccacaccagtcattattttatagtataaaatatcatatcccccttagttgtcacttttccaagctgaaaagtctcagtcttattaatctctcctcatatggaagctgttccatacccctaatcattttgtggcccttttctgaactaagtccaatatatcttttctgtgATGacgtgaccacatctgcacacagtattcaaggtgtgggcgtaccatggatttatatagatgcaatatgatattttctgtcttattatctatccctttcttaatgatcccaaaaattctgtttgcttttttgactgtcgctgcacattgagtggatgttttcagagaagtatccacaatgactccaagatctctttcttgagcggtaacagctaatttatacctcatcattttatatgtatagtttggattatgtcAGCCATTACTCTTAGCCAGcttgtaaaacagaaggtttattagttgacaggaacacagcatagaacagagcttgttaacgcagaaatcagtgactttcagcaaagtccatcttgAGCGGACCCTGGGCCGGACACCCTGGACTCCTCCCTCTCTGAGTCCCCAACAGCAGACTGCCCAGCTTCCCAACCCAACCTCTGACATGCCAGTTGCCCCTCCTCCTGGTCTTTCTCTCGCTTCCTGGGCAAAGTGTCACCTGAtcacatccccctcctgggtctcaggttacaaaggATATCGGCCATTGCATaagtgcaggcagctggagccgcCTCACCTGCCCTGAGGATCTCAGCAAAAGTCACACATCCTTATTCCCTTCACTTACGCATTGttgcaatacacagggaaactgaggcacacacagtatttgTGCAAAACAGTAATACTCACATAGGCTCAGGTACAACATAATAAGGAGGAAAAACTCACCCAGAAAGGGTGGAATCTCTCCTCACACAGCCCTCTCTGGAGTGTCAAGTGCCTGCTGTCTCTAGGCACATGTTGTCTTTGTGATTCAGAACCAGGAGGTTGTGGCTGCTACCCTGGCATTCCTGCAGAAAAGGGTGTGGGGCTGTGTGCCCCCAGACTGGGGCTGTGGCCATGCAGTCCTTGCACATAGGAGTGGTTTTACCGCATGCAAAGATTGTCTAAGGGGTTATTTATTTCTGTCTCTGAAGCAACCAgaggccagggccccattgtgctaggtgctgtataaagaTAGAAcaaagagccagtccctgcccccaaaagagtttacaatgGAAGTAAAACAAGAGGCAGACACAAGCTGCAGGCTGGTGCCTCGGGCCATTCTCCAGCAGCTGTATAGGGCAGGGCACCTTCGTTATCTGTTCTCCTTTACTTAGGGCAAAGTCTGGGGCATATATTAGAATAAAACAGGTGTCGGCGCAGCGCTGAGGCTGAGAAtttacaacctcccttggtgAATTCAGAGCTAGGGAGCCCACAGTAGCCAGAAGTCCATCTTCTCCGGCCTAAATGTTATAGCAGGGTGTTTTGTTGCATGATCATCTAATGCTGCACAGTGCCACGCACTGTGTGACCATTCCTGCACCATCACACCAAGGGAGGACCAGTCCCGTAGTTTCCTTCTCCAGACTTCCTGCCCAAACCATCTGAATCAGCTGAAAGTTGGGCACACCAACTTTCAGGCCAGTCTGACTCTTCTTCTCAATTATAGAGCACTTTGAAATTTTGCATTGATACAGAAATTTTGCTCAAGCTGCATGTGTGCTAGTATTTATAGCTTGGATCAACATGTGGGCTACCTTATGGAAACAAAATGAAGGTCTAAGAACTTTTGaataattagatttttaattGGATCTCAGTGCCAGACACTAGGACAGCTTAGGGGCTGTACAGTGATATGAGCTTTATGGGGATACAGCCTGTAGTATTTTCCCTAGCTCTTGAAAGGGTGAAAATGATAAGAAccagcaaattttaaaataatgctgtTTTGAGAGGCTGTGTCTCAGAAACTCTTTGCCCAAATAACCCCACATTTGTAACCCAAACTCTAATCTGGACCCTAAACTGACACAGCAATTTTCAAAACAGTAAGAATGTGCTTAGAGATTTTATAGCATTTTGAAAACTGGATCTTAAATAAAATGATGGAAGTTGCTCCTGCTCCTCCATAATACTCtataccagaggtgggcaaactacggcctgcaggaCTGTCTTGCCCGGCCCTTGAACTCCTTGCTGGGGAGGTTAGCCCCCGGCCCTTCTCCTGCTGTCCCTCTTCCCTCGCAGCCATGCCACCTTGtgggcagcactctgggcagtggggctgcacgCTCCTGCAAGGCAGcacagcagcgtgtctggctctagTTGGGTAGCATGACTGCCAGACATGCtactctgagtggcatggtaagggggccgggagctctggggagcagtcaggggatggggagcaaggggcagttggataggtgtgggagtcctgagggggctgtcagagggtggttggatggggtggatgttctggggatggggaacaggggaggttggatagacgcgggagtcccggggggcctgtcagggggtgggggtgtggatagaggttggggcagtcaggggacagggagaagggggggttggatggggaggggggttccAAGAGAGGGTAGTCAgtggacaaggagcaggggggttggatgggtggggagttgtgaggggggcagtcagagggtgggaagtgggaggagtcggatgggggcaggggccaggctatttgaggaggcacagccttccctacccaaccctccatacagttttgcaaccccaatgtgaccctcaggccaaaagtcTGCCCACCCCACTCTATATTCTGGTCTCAAGGCACATTTCTCTGGAACTCTAGCCATGCTGCTCTACAAAGCCACAGGAGCGTGTTTCTTCTTGTAACTGGCAAGCTCCCTTCATTGCTTGCAGGTTTTTACATTCTAATGAATCTCTGTAATGCATCTTGCTGTGTAACTGGAAGAAGACATTATCATGCTCTTCTCTGTGTCCTGTTTCTTTAGACATCTGGTTGCCTCCCTACAGAGCACTGCTGGGAGACATCTCCAGCCATAGAGTGGGTAGCTCAAGAGGGAGCATGTTACACAGAGTCACTTTGATCCAGTTCTCACATgggattttatatttattctttatattttttccttagtCTGAAATAAATGGAACTTAGAATGAAAATGTTATTGATTCCGTACTGGGCCATATTCAGATCTCAGTTCCCTCGAGGTAAATCTGGAGTCACCCACTGCCTGAAATGAggttagggccagattctgatctcagttcccaGGGGGTCAATTCAGAGTCACCTACTGCCTGCAATGGGTTTACAACATTCTAAAAGGGCAATAGATGAGGAAAGAATCAGACATTATTTATGCCTGTTATGAATTCACTTTCCCACCTGCGGCTAACACAATGTGAAAAACATGGAGCCAGTTCAAAGCCGGGGTCACAAGACTGTCTTTGagacattatttattttattagagaTGCTGTAGTTCAAGAGGAATTATCTGGGGGGAGTTTTCTGGACTGTATTATACAAGATATatgactaaatgatcacagtggtcccttctggccttagacacCTCTTGCAGTGTCCATGCTCTTTCCAAGCACTATGATAAGTGGGGGCCAGTTCCGTCCCTAGGCAGGTTCCTGCactagctgtgtctacacagtAGTGGGTTATTTCTTCCTGTAGATAAGGCCCATGCGGAGTCATTTCATGTCTTAGGCTGGATGTCAGTGTCAGCAGCAGCCCTTACTCTAGGAGTGTGTCTTGTAGTAAATCGGGTTCTTTGAGTAGGGAGGTGGGTTCCCTTTTTCCTCCACAAGCACTTTAATGACTGCTTTGGCAGCATTGGACATGGTGGCCATGACACGGATATTCCCTGAGGTGACCACAAGCGCTTCCTGGCATTGGCCCAGCTTGGCTCTTTTGAACGTTGTACAGCTGTTGGCAGGCGTATAATTGTACATCCTTGCATAGACTTCCTCCATGTCACCAAGGTGCTCTTTGCCTGGGCAGATCTCGAGGCCAAACTCAACACAGTAGAGGTTGTAGTCAAAGGGGTTGGAGAACATGATGGCAAGGGTGAAGGCGTCTGAGTTGTACACCAGCAGCCCCACGCTCCCACGAAAGCTGTACCGTCCCTTTGTGAACATACAGCTCTCCTTGGATCCTGGCGGGATTCGGGGGGAAGGAGGTAGGAGGCTGTGGCCACTGAAGCAGTAACTTCTGTGGGAAGAGAGGGATTGAGATGAGCATAGTCTGACTTCCACGGTGCAGTGCTAGCTACTTGGGGACAGCATGGGGGTGGTGGAAAACAAACAGGGAAGGGTTACAAGAGGTTTGTGTGCTGCATTTGCAATTATTTTAGAATTGAGGCAACCAAACGAAAATCTGTTGACTCTAATGGAGATGTGCCTGCTTAAACCCAGTGTTACTGGTGTCACAGATCCGAGCTGAGTGCCTCCACTCAGCCATTCACTAGACAGCTGAGAAGGGAATCCTGGCCCCTGGATATTGAGTGTTTTAAGCCTCTGGAACCTGAAAGGAGTCCAGACACTGGTTTGTCTTGGGATCCCAAGGGCACACACCTGGGGTGTAGTCTCTCTATCTAGCACCCCCTCTTGAGAACTGTCCACGTGTCTAGCCCTAGGTCTCAGTGCTGATCCTTCAGACGCCCCTGTTGCTTAGCACACCATCTCCCAGAACTCCATTTAGAAGTGAGAGCCTTCTGGTGACAGTCTAACTCTCTCAGGAGGCAGGCAGTAATTGCAAAGCAGAGAACACACTGAGGGTGTGTCTAGCTGCAGACAAACACCCAAGGCAGAGCACGGGCcaacagacttgggcttgcagggttcATGCTattgtgctaaaaatagcctTGTAAACATTCTGGCTTGGTTtgaagctcaggctctgaagccctaGTAGGAGGGTGGGTCTCagacctccagccccagccacaaGTTCAAAGAGCTCCCTACACATCTATTTTTAGAGCCATAGcgcaagccccatgagcccaagtctggtgacctggactctgagactcgctgcttgCAGCGTAGACGTACCCGCAGACACTTTACAAAGGATTCTACCATTGCTCTTGTATACTTAAAAGGGAAAGCAACTGGGAGTGCAGATCATAGAGAACACAATAAACTTCCTGACCACAATGCCCCTGGCTAGATCACCCTTCCCTGGATGCCATCTGGACTCAGGGAGGCAGACAGGGTCAAAGTGCCCCTGAGGCATTAGCTGATCAGGCTGATGTAGTTACGGCACATGAGTTTCATAGCCAGTGGAACACAAAGGAGTGATGCAGCCAGTATCACATCTGACCATCTTTGATCACCTTAACCCAATGGATTAGGTACCTATTTCACAGCTGGGTGAATTGGTGGGGGGAGATCAAGCAAGTCTCAAACCCCCAAGGGCTGTTGTCAAATACCTTAGCACTCAGCTTTAGGACCCTGCCCACCAAATGTCTACCTTCTGGGTTGCTTCACGCTCACGGAGCCATCTTCCCTAGATTGTCTTCTTCCAGTCCATGCCCTTTTTTATAAACTCTGCCCTCTTTGTCAGATGATTTCCTGCTCCACTTCttatataatcatagaaatgtggggctagAAGGGATCTtgggaagtcatcaagtccagtcccttgtGCTAGACCATCCCTAATGGGGGTTTGTGCAACCTGTTctaaaaaacctccaatgactcggattccacaacttccattgaaagcccattccagaacttaactaccatTATCatcagaaagttttcctaatatctaacccaaacctcctttgctgcacaTTAAGCTGATTGCTTCTTGCCCTACTTCAaacagacatggagaacaattgatcactatcctctttataacagcccttaagatATTTGCAGACTGTTATAAGGtccccccagtcttcttttctcagcaCTAAACCTGcccacttttttttaacttttcgtCACAGGTCAGGTTTCAGAGACTCTCTTTAGAAACTCTGTTGTGTTAATCATTTGCCACCAGCCTTTGAATCTCAGCCCAACATGGAGGGAAAGGGACTATAGAGAAGGTAATAGGATGCATTGGCAAAATTGAGTTTACAGCTTCATAAAGATATAGACAGAGTGGAGTGTGTTGAATTGCTCCTTATGAATAAAGAATCACATGGACTATTATTAGCCCTTTGCCCTGCTCATGAGCTGATACTGCTTGTTCTGAGTCCCTTCACTGTGAGTAAGAATTGGCTGGATAATAATGCTGTCAGGGGATTTCAGCTTCTGAGCTCAGCTTCCCTGGGGTAAATCTGGAGTCAAGTACTGATTGCCATGgggtcagggccagattctgatcttagttCCCAGGTGGTAAATCTAGAGTCACTCACTGTCTGCAATGgggtcagggccagattttgatctgTTCCCCCAGAGTCTGCCCAGTGAGTGCACTGTAGTGACACCAgatttacatttttgtaaatgaaaactgAAGCTGGCTCCTTAGCTTTTGATTTCTCACCTTTCCTGCATTCAAAGTCCTTCTCTTGTTGCATTCATTTCTGCATCAAAATTTCCAAACTATGGGAGATTTTAATGAATTAGAGAGCATAGGAGGAACATGGAGTGGGGTACGAATCTTTTGGGGACAATGCTGAACTTGGGGACTCAGTATCTGGAAGAAGCAGGATAAATAGTACGCAGAGAGCCCGTGGGTGCTCTGAGGCAGGTGCCACAGGGGGTGTTTACCTGGGGGAATGGAGGGTCACATCCCGTGATTCGTTGGTTATCTCAATTTCCACACTCCTCTCGAAGTAAGTCTCAAGGCTGTCTTGCATTCCAGCCTGGGTGTTCATGGtgctggagactggtacgctgcttcTGAGAGGCAGCTGATTCAGACGGTTTGGGCAGGAAGTCTGGAGAAGGAAACTTTGACCATTCAGTGTGTGTAAAGATAAACAAGCTTCCCAGATAGCACATGAGCAAAGTCTATCAACTTGGTGAAGTATATTTGTGTATACAGTTAAGACACTCCATTATGATATGAAAGagcaaaaatgaaactgaaagggCATCTCTATAGATACAAAAATCCAATTATTGCTGCTGGAAATGTTTTCACTGCAGGCTCAAACCTGTTGCAATTTTATGTCATCATTCTGATGTTTATGTCTGAGGTGGATGGAATCAATATAGGTCAGAAAATTATTAATCTGACACATGACCTCACTAGGTAAGAAATCTTTCTACTAGTGACTACTACTTGCCTTCTAGTCATTGCACCTGTCTCTCTCCgaggaaaatagaaagcaaaGAGTGTGCTTGATTGGCTGGTTGTCAAGAATAATATCTTATGAAGAATAATTCAGGACAAGATGCAGGAAGAATGAATAAACAACATTAAAGAACTAAacctgcgattggccaaacctgcggacattgtaggtaaacaaaccagcccagcccaccagccgATTTCCCTGGActggccgcatgccaaaggttgccaatccctgaactAAACAAAAGTTTCCCCGCTATATGGCTGTACAACTGCACTCCATGTCCTCCTATATTGGAGGCCTCTTATCTGGCCAACTGTGAAGTGCATGGGGAACGTAGATTCACTCACACTTATATTACAAGAAGAAGGAGGCATTCAGTGAGTCTGAAAGCGGAGAGATTTAAAACCAATCAAAAGTTTCTATACATACACACCAAAGAATTGTCTTGTGGGACTCACTGACACAAGACATCACTGAGGACAAGCTCTGAGAAGGATTTGTAAAATAGGGACTGGAGATTTATCAGCAGAATGAGACCACCCAGACAGGAcaggcgctagtgtttttagcgccctaggcgcacggccatttcgccgccccgtgcgctggtccgcggctctggtggagctgccactgccgtgcctgtgggaggtccactggagccgtgggaccaggggaccctccgcaggcacgactgcggcgggtccactggagctgcctgccaccccccgcCAGCAAAAGGCCGCCCCCCaataattctggcgccctaggcgattgcctaggccgcctaaatggaagcgccagccctgcacccagagTGACAGGAGAGATGGTAGAAGGAACATAAAATGTCTTTCTTCAAAGCATGAGTCAGCCACAAAGTGACCAACAGGGGTTAGGAACAAACTTCCCCTGGGGGCAGGACTTCCCTCTGCTGCCCACTGATGGGTTTTCTGCATTGtcctctgaagcagcaggtgTTGGCCATTGCTGAAGATAAGAGAATAGACTGATATGAGGAGTGACACTCTGTGAGCAGCCAGCAAAGGAGATGGCAGCTGGTGCAGGAATGACACATTCCTACCACCTGCTGGTATTGATTTCCTGGAGGAGATGGGGGTGCCTGACCGGTGAACTGGAGAGGCCTGGTtctgccccccagcctgctgggggGCTGGTTCTGACCCAGCCTCAGGCAGAGAGGACTGGCTAATATGGGGGCTGGGGGATGTagtaggaagagggcctgaaacataagcccatGTGTCAGAGGCCTGgtgtgaggcctgaggcctgggaTAAAGTAATCAAAACCTTGCTGATATTAAGCAAACTTGTCAGCAAGAGGCAGGCCTGACTCAAGAATTGGCAAGAttagggctgatattgcaaaaacacaaaTTCCTAAGAGCTGCTAGGCACAAAGCACTCACACAAGCACATTTCAGAAGGACGGTACCATAACACCCCGATAAACACATCCCCCAAAGATAAGAGGAACATGCTGGCCCATCTTAAGGCTacggtcaggatgacagcatgatgaatagagatgttttgatcacaCCTACAGGTACAAGGCAATGAGTGGCTCCCTAATATGTCACTGATGATAGGTAACTTGTTTGCAGAGGTGTATAAAGATgtgtctcagagggagtgtctttgtctggcctaggggatagtggaaagtcccaccactaactgagccggtccattgtgACCAGCATGCATGTATCAGTGTAGCTGTAACCGTTGATCCGAGGCATTAGCACTCTGCTTCGTCGGCAATAAACCTGAGCAGGCGCCTTCGCTAGGAGCCAAGTCTGTGGATTTACTGGGTCGCTCCATTGGGGCCTGGGTCTCTGcgctctgcacagggctgggacaCATGCTGAAAGAGCACATGCAGCTAACACCAGAGGACAGGGGAATGGGACACAagtcctttcccctctaggggaccATACAAGCAATAAGGACCAACACCTCCTCCAACTGCCACAGCCCCTCTGGCCCACCCCCTCAGGTGAGTGGTACAGCTCAATGGCCCctccaaccagggccggctctaggttttttgctgccccaagcaaaaaaaaatttggctgccccccatcccagccctgggctctcctccccgcacccacaccccctgctgtcccagcgctgggcttccccccAACCAGTGCCCTCAGTGGTTGCACAACGCCTCTGCCCACTATCCAACCCACGTCGTAGGGGACCTCTCAGGATGCCCCACACAATGTATATACTCACAGAAAACCCGCTAAGCCTGATAGGGCCCTGGAGGATGTCACATATACTCGGGACTTTCCGCGCAGCGGTGTCGCCCACATCGCGGGGCACCAGTGCACTCTTTAACGCGGGCGGTGCCACTTCGTACCAGCGGGTGTCTGGCTCTGGGTGCAgcaccagacacgctgctgcatacatgctgcgtGCTCCCCCGTggagcccacagcccccaccaaccacccagcacctgccttccagatttgaacacctcaaattcaggagtgctcaagctcagtttgggcagcttgttacttcatttctcccaaatcaaatatactgatccattgtaacttgctgtagaaaaaattTTttgtaggataaaattgagcaagaaaatgcttcccagtggttatttgGACTGGAATTTGCTAATTTTACAgccttgcttttttgtttgtttgtttaaaaggaagacagtgatattgcatggCAAATTTCCCCATagaagaaagagtggaacaaaccataataaaggcacctcaaacttttcctcatttatggaggacagtcttataatatcatccagatatcctccaatcacacaagctgaaatggTTCCACTTAATGCAAACTTGTAACCATCCTGTCGGTGTTTGTGCAtgtccaaaattcctgctgaatgacccaccccaggagcgagttaccagtgaccctgGGCTgtggcggaaggagggtgcaggtgtgaggggtgagagcccagggctgcggtggcaggggggtgggggaNNNNNNNNNNNNNNNNNNNNNNNNNAAGCAGACACCTCCAGCCGGGAGATCCCTGCGTGGGAGCAGAGCTCTTCAGCCTTGGGCGGCCCGGGGGACCAGAGCTCTTTTTCTGGGGGCCCACGGCGAGCCAGAGACTTTCAGCCCGGCACCTGCAGGAGCCAGAGCTCTGTTTTCTGGGGCCCGGCGGGGAGCAGCCTCTTTTACTGTGGGGGCCCAATTGGGCCTGGCCAGACCCCGTAGCCCATGCGGCTATCACCATGCCCCTGATGAGCCTTTGGCCGTGGCAGTCAGTAGCAGGATGGCGGAGACGAGAGGGGCGTCGAGGTGCAGGGGAGCGCCGAGGTGTTAGTGCATTCTGCGCACTTCGCGAGGCGATGGCTCATTCTTCTGTCTGAGAATATCAGGAGAGAGGACTGAGAGCAAGGCCACCCATCATCGGGAGGAGCGTTCCCGCAGAGTGCGcggggctgcagcagcaaagTGAACAGGCGCTGAGGGCGCTGAGTTATTTGGGGATCGCGTGGCTGGAACGACCAACACCGGCCTTGTCTTGTTTTTCACCCTTTCTCCTCACACCCACTTTCTGCCCCTGCTACACCCCTGTCTAACGACTGCTGTTCATTACTCTCCTGCACACGGGTTCCTGCCTTTGTTCACTTCCTTCCCAGCCGTCTCATCTTcggctccttcccttcctccctggcCCTCCTCGCTTCTACGTCCTCATTTCCCTAAGCAGATCGCATCC includes:
- the LOC116836632 gene encoding DELTA-sagatoxin-Srs1a-like, whose protein sequence is MNTQAGMQDSLETYFERSVEIEITNESRDVTLHSPRSYCFSGHSLLPPSPRIPPGSKESCMFTKGRYSFRGSVGLLVYNSDAFTLAIMFSNPFDYNLYCVEFGLEICPGKEHLGDMEEVYARMYNYTPANSCTTFKRAKLGQCQEALVVTSGNIRVMATMSNAAKAVIKVLVEEKGNPPPYSKNPIYYKTHS